CTCAACTGCCGAGGAGAAGCGACGTCATGGCATTAACGAAGGCGGTCCGTCGGTGGCGGGACGGAATGCAGGTCAGCGACGACGCGGACTACTGCGCGAGGTTGGAGACCCTCTCCGAGGGATCGGTCCGCCGCAACTTCAATCCGTATCTGGACATCCCGTGGGACTCGCCAGAGTTCAAGGTGACCGCGAACGACCCGCGCTGGGTGCTGGCGGAGGACAGTGACCCCATCGGGATGAGCCCGTGGTACCAGGCGCAGCCGCTGGAGAAGCAGATCGCGATCGGCATGTGGCGTCAGGCCAATGTCGCCAAGGCCGGCCTGCAATTCGAGAACATGCTGATCCGAGGAATCCTGAACTACACGTTCTGGGTGCCCAACGGCAGCCCCGAATACCGGTACTGCCTGCACGAGGCGGTGGAGGAGTGCAACCACACCCTGATGTTCCAGGAGATGGTGAATCACGCCGGCGTGGATGTCCCAGGGCTGGTGCGGTGGCTCCGATGGATGCACTGGCTGCCGCCGCTGTTCGCGAGCCCGATGCCCGTGTTCTTCTTCATGATGGTGCTGTGCGGCGAGGAGCCGATCGACCACATGCAGAAATCCATCCTGCGCGAGGGTAAACCGATACACCCCGTCATGGAACGCGTGATGGCGATCCACGTCGCCGAGGAAGCCCGGCACATCTCGTTTGCCCATGAATTCCTGCGCCGCCGGATTCCGGAGATGCGGCGGCTCAACCGATTCGGGCTGTCGATCATCTATCCGCTCAGCTTCCGTCTCGCGGCTTCCCTCATCGCCAAGCCTCCGCGCTCGTTCTGGCGCGAGTTCGAGATCCCGCGATCGGTGAAGAAGGAGATCTACTGGCGGGCACCCGAATCCAGGGCGATGCTCAGGGAGATCTACGGCGATGTGCGGATGCTCGCCGTCGATACGGGCCTAATGAACCCGATCGCCAAGATCTTGTGGCGGATTCTGCGCATCGACGGTCCGGCGTCGCGTTACCGGAGCGAACCTGTGCGCCAAGCTGTCGGTGCGGCTTGAGCGCTCTCGGCCAAACCCCTTCCCGCACAAGCTGAAGCCACGCAGTATCGTCCCTCGGCTGACCGCGGAATCGAGTCTCAGCGCCGTGCGTCGAGCATCAGATACTGCGACGCGGTGCGTTGGGCGACGTCGAGTTTCTGTCGGGAGAAGACGCGGAAGGCATAGCGGCCGGCGCTGGCGACGCACTGAAACATCTTGTTTTCGGGCCCGCCGCGACCGGTCGTGCCGTCATAGCACCGGGATTGGGGCAGTCCGGAGACCGGCGGTATGGGTTTGAATTCCGTGTCGTCGTCCGCGTCTTCGACGAGAACCTCGGTGAAGCGGCGCGCCGATGCAGCATCTTTGGTCTGGTACACGACGGTCGCTCCCCGTACCACGGTGTCCACGCCGGTCTCGGTGTAGAGCTCGCCCATGGAGCCGGTGGTGCCCTCATAGGCTAATCCGCCCTGTGGACCATAGACGCCGTGGGTGAAGTCTTTGGCGTCGCTTTCCTGACGCAACGTCGCGGCGTAGATGCCGGTGGGGTCGAGTGGAAGTTCACCCAACTTCGCGGGATCCGTCGGAGTGAACCCGTCGATGCGTGGCGCCTGCAGATCCAGTGTTGCGGCGACGAGATCGGCGGCAGCGGTCAGTGATTCCTGCGAATTGACGAACTGGTACAGAACGTACGGGCCGTGCGCGGTGTAGCTCTCGACGTAATACGCGCCGTCGTCCGCATCGAATGTGGTGCCCAACGCCGCGGGGTGGCGGGGGATCGGGAGCGGGGTGCGGGATCCGCGTGGGGCCGGCACGGCGGCCATCTGGTGGGCGGCGTCGGCCGCGGTCTGGCCGTCCGGGAAGCGGGCGATCATCACCGTCATGGCCTTCGTGGGGCCGAATCGCTGCGCGGCGAACCCGGCCACGTAATCGTGCGATTCAAGGATCCGTTGAGTGTCACTGGTGACGAATCCGTCGACGAGCGCGGCCGTCGGCAGGGGTAAGGCAGTACCCAGACCGTTGAGGTTGCCCTGGGTCGTGATGGATGTGTCGACATCGCCGGGCAGAACGAGGAACTCCGCCATGCGCTGTGACTCCACAACGTGACCCCGGCCGCCTGCGGCCCCCAGTGGGTCGACGGGTTTGGTGGGGTAGTTGCCCGGGTCGAGCAGGGCAACTATGGCCCCGTCACTGTTCGCCGTCAGGGCCGGGTCACGCACGGCGTGCCCATCCTCCCCGGCTTGCCTGACGGTCGCCAGTATCGCAGAGGTATCGACGCTGCGAACGCGCCAATGTTGCGCCCGATACCGGACGGCCTTGGGCAGGGGCACCGCACCTTTTGGCAAATGCGTCTGAAATCCATATGAATCGGCGATGCGTTTCCTATGAGGTTAGTTATGCGTCACCTATGAATACCTGGCGATATATACAAACATGACTAAACTCGATAGAAATTGTGCACGGAATTCGAGTGCGCTGAAGGAAAATGGGAAAGGGAATCAAATTGTCGAGCGGCAGGGTCGCTGGGAGCGTTGTCGTTGCCTGCGCTGCGGCTGTATTGGGGTTGTGCACATCTGCGCCCGTGTCGGCCGCGCCGACGGGGCAGACGTCAGCGCAAGCGACAATCAGCCAGCTTGAGGCCCAGGGATTTCGGGTGATCGTCAACAAAGTCGGCAACGCATCGATGGATCAGTGCACGGTCACCGCTGTGCGGCAGGGCACTGACGTCAAACACTCGTGGGTGCAGCGCGGTCCAACCGGCAGAGTGAACAACCTCGTGCGGTATACCACCGCGTACGTCGATCTGATGTGTAACCGCTGAATAATTCGGAGCGCGAATCGCCGCACCAATAATGCGTCGATTCATTTTTGATGAATTTGAATCTGTCTCCGAGAGGAGGATCACCTATGGCGGCCGGGCGGGTATTCCGCACCGACGTTATTCATTGGACAGTCCGCGAGATCGGCGGATGCTTGCAGCGGTTCGGCAGCCATGTCCACTCCGTCGGCCGCGCGCGGCGTTCGGTTGTCCGGTGATCATTGCATCCGTCGCTCGGCGTAAGCGAGCATCGCTTCGCGCAGGTACTCGGCCAACCGGGGATCCTGGGCATCGTAGTGGGAGCGTAGATCTGAAGGTTGCCGTAACGCCTCGGCCAAGGCGATGTAGCTGGCCTTGTCGGGACTCCACAGCTTGCGCTGCACGGCCAGATCGTCGTCGAGAACCGCGAATGTCCGCGCGTCGTCGGCAGCCACACCGTCGCGCAGCAGCACCAGCATGCGTCGGGTCAGATCGGCACCCTCGGCGTTGAAATCCTCGAAGTCCTGTTCGGACCTTCCGGCGATGTTCCGCTTGATCTCCGATATTTCGGGTTGCTCTGTACTGCCGGTGCTTTCGACACGGCGAGCTTCCAGTTCATCGAGGTACGCGCGACTCATTTCGAAACCTTCGAAGATGTGCTCTGCGGGCATGTCGGTTCCCTCCTCCAGGTGTTTGATGGTGGCGGCCACCGTGGCCGCCAGGCGGTCCAACCGGCCTCGTTCGGCAAGAAGCCTGTGGTGATGCTGACGCAATGCGTCGATCGGATCATGTTGTGCGTCAACCACTTTTCCGATCGTCTCCAGATCCAGCCCGAGCTCGCGGAGCAACAGAATCTGCTGCAGCCTCAGCAACTGCTCCCGCTCGTAATAGCGGTATCCGTTGGCACCGACACGAGCCGGCGGCAACAGCCCAATCTCGTCGTAGTAGCGCAGCGTCCGAGCCGTCACGCCCGATACCCGCGCTGCTTGCTGGATCGACCAACTCACCGAACTGCACCTCTCTCTCGACCGCCACCATCAACGCTAGAAGTTGCCGCAACGAGAAGGTCAAGACCGTAGGAGCACGCATCCTGTCAACATCCGAACAACGATGTCGAGATCGGTCAACAGTGCGGATTCGAGGGAAGACTCGGCTTGTCGGTGCCGCAGCGGCGATCATCGATGACATGAGCAACGAGAAGCTATACGGGGTCTACCGTGGCCTCGTCGCGGGGAATGTCGATCCCGAGATGGCCGGGAGGGTCTCGGTCGCGTTGCCGGCCGATGCCGGCGGCGGGACACTGTGGGCGCCCGTGGCCCGACCCGTCGCGAGCATCGCGGACGAAGTGCCGGAGGTCGGGGCGGAGGTCCTCGTCGCGTTCGAAGCGGGCGACCCCGACCGCCCATTCGTGATCGGTATGGTACGGCACGATCCGCAGACGCCTGCCGTCCGGAACTTGAGGATGCGCAGTGGCTACGAGGTGGTGATCGACGAGCCCGGACAGCAACTGCGGCTGCTCCATTCCAACGGAACTGAATGCGTGCTGGCGGACGATGGGACTCTGACGATCACCGCACCGGTGCTCAATATCCACACGGGAACAGCACGATTCGACGGCATCATCATCTGCACGACCATGATCGCGACCACCGGCGTGATATCGCCGTCCTACACACCGGGCGTGGGCAACCTGATGTGACGACCTTCGTCACCACCAGAGTCGCCTCATCCAGCCCTCGGCGGATTCCGGTCAGCTGAGAATATGGTTGACCAATTGGACAAGTCCCAGTGCGGCGAAGGTGACCGGGGTGGCCAGGACGGCGGCCAGGGCCACATTGACCGACCAGGGCTGGCGCTCCTTGAGGCCTTGTTGGCGGGCCACCATGCGGATCAGGTCGCGGCCCTCTTTCGAGTTGAACCGGTAATCGGCGACCGGTTCGATCCGGCCCCGGTCCGACAGTGCCCAGATCTTCTCCCGAGTGAGAGCAAAAATCCGGCCGCCCCGCATCTCCCAGGAAAGGGCGAGCCGGGGGACGCCGGCTGACCACTTCATTCGCGTCTGCCGATCGGTAATCGTGTAGTAGGACGCGTGCTCACGGACTCGCCAGCGGAAGCTTGATTGCAGGCCCGCCCGGTTGAACAGGCCCCACCATTGCGTGTTGACGATGTCGAGTTGGACATCGAATCCGCGCTTGGTGTTGACCACGGTGTACGGGGTGCCCTCGGCCGCGGCGGCCACAGCATCACGAAACGCGCTCACCGCAGACCCGCCACGCCAGCGGGGCTGGAGCTGTACAGGGAGCAGAGGTGGCGAACCGGCTCACCGGGTACGAGGCGCATGGATCCAACGTTAGTGCGCGCCGACGGCACAACTGCGCATCAATTTCGCTGGGAGGGTGTTGCGGCCGCAGTGATGGTGGGGTTGCGGGCGATTCACGGGAAGGGGATAGGCGGAATCGCGGAAGGCAACTGAATCTGCGGAATCGCGGCGGGCAGCTCGACGTGCGGTACGTCTGCCGGAAGTGGCTCCCGCGGAATCTCATTGGGCAGTTGCACGGTCGGGATGGCGCTCGGCAACGGCACCGGCGGAATGTCGCTCGGCAACGGAGCGGGCGGAATGTTGGGTGGCACCGGTAGGATCGTCACGGCATCATCAGAGGCCATTGGACGCGTGGCATCGACACCGCAGCCGACCGCGACGACCGATATCGCAGCCGCCCAGGCCAACGACAGCACTTCTCGGCGCATCCATTCCGTTCGACGTGTCATCTGCCAACCCCTTGCGATTCACCAACGACGCTATCACCGCTACGACACATGGAGTCGGCGTCAACCGCGTAAACCGGGCCGGTTGTCCTCGCCGGTCGAGTGAGCGGCACTAGTGGGGTCAGCTCCGTCAGCGGGAGCGTCGATCTGGCGTAATCTGTTGTGCGCCAGTGGTATCACCAGGTTCAGTTTCGAGTTGCAGTTTGAGATTGCGGAGCCCGGTCGTTGCCCGTCGACGTATCACCCGTGCAGCAACGGGCAACACCATAAGGGTGGCGAGACGGTTCTCATTGCGACTCATCATCCGCCATCGCACTTCACAGGTGTCCGGTCCGGTGCGAAGAATATCCATTTCCATACGTGGCAGCAGCGGGCGCAGATCGCCCTGGGTGGCGATGCAGTGGGGCGCCACGGCATCTGTCACTCGAATGGTGACCGACCGCGTTCCACGTAGCGGGACCGACACCGTTTCGGTGTACTCCTTTCCGATCGTCGCCGCGGGCGAATCGTCACCCGGCGCGATGCTCACAACGCCGGGGAACCAATTGGCGAAGTTCTCCAGGTTGGCCGCGTATTCGAACGCTCTCACGTGTGAGCACGCAACGCTGGTAACCACGTCGGCTAGCAGATACATACATCCTCCTCATCAACAAGATGGCAGAAGGCTAAGCTGTAGACCCAGGTCTACAGTCAAGTGAGAATGGCCATGAAAATCAGTGAACTGGAAGCACATACGGGCGTCGGCCGCCACGCTCTGCGTTACTACGAACGCCAGGGTCTACTGGGCGAAGTGCAACGGACCACGGGTAATTACCGGGACTATCCCGAATCTCTGGTCAAACAGGTCCAATTGCTCAAGAGCATGCAAGCGCTTGGTTTCTCCCTGACCGAGATTCGGCAGGTGCTCGACGGACTCCGCTCGAGCGATATCGACTGCCTAGACGGAGCGCGTCTGTTGGCCGAAAAGCGTCAGCGCATCGAGGAGAACATCCGCAATCTTCGCGAGGTCAGCAGGACGTTGCATCAAGAGCAGAAGCGTCTGGAACGCAGAGCGCAACGGCACGGAAAACGCCTGAACTAGTTGGCTCGGGGTTTTTGCGCCCTGTGCGTCACCTACGTAGCAGACCGGACACCTTGGTTGCTGCCAGGGTTTTCAACAATGAGACGGCACCCTTTAGTCGTGCGAGGCCCGTCGGGTTGTTCACCTGCCCGAAGTCAACAATGCGCGTCGAACTCATCTGTCGGTAAAGCCGTGCGAAATTGTCCACCTGTCGGTGCAGTGTTGCGTTGTCGACCAGATCTGCCACGTTGTCGACTTTTTCGGCCAACAGATACTGCGGTGCGGTGACCAAGGAGATCGCCGGAATCCCGGCATGCAACAGTGGCTCTCCCTCGCCGAAGTGGATGAGAGGGCTGGGCTTGGAGATGCGGGGGAGGGCACCGTTGTCGCTACGCCACTCCTGCCGCGCAAGGTGGGCGAGTTCTGGTGTGGTTGCATACAGCAGTTCGGGTTCAATCCGTCCGGTCGCTCGTAGCTCATTGGCCTCAGGTTCGTCGACGAACTCTCGAGCGCCGAGGTGTTCGACCGCAAGGCCCGCAACGGCTCGCCGCTGGCCGACGCCACCGGCCCATACCTCGGGATGGTCACTCAGGAAGCGGGTAGTGGCCTGCCCCTTTGACGTCACGGCCGGGATCCGCATGTGACCTGAGGTGAAGACGAAGACAGCGGTGCGCTCGGGGGGATCGAGCGCCGCAGCGCGGGCCATGGCCACGGTTGCGATATGCCCGTTCTCCTCGACCGCGTTGACACCGTCGGTGTGGGTGACGATCAACACCGTCTCGTCGGGCCGGGAACTGCCTTCTACAGTCGTCCAGATGGTGCGCGTGGTGGCTTCGGGAATGAGTTCGTAGTCGAGGACGACACATGCCTGTTGCCCGTCGCGTGCGCCGGCGAGCACTGCCTCGCCCGCCTTGCCGCTGACGAATATGGCCGGGATGCCCAGATAATCGAAAGTGAAGGGAATGTACTGGCCACGGGCATTGTCGTCGCTTATGTTGCGCCACACGAAGATTACCGCCTTGACGCCTGCTTTGAGGGCACGCGCCAGGCCTAGTCCGGCAAGCGACGAGGCGATCAGCGGGTTACGCATCACCGGCCACGGCGCATCATCGCCCCAGGTATCGATGACCGCCGAAAATGGGAAGGCGAAGTTCCGAACCTCGACCACAGCGACTTTTCCTTGTGCCTTCTTCCACGTCGGCGCCGGCCCACGCAGTGACACCAATGCTCCGGTCGTTCCGTCTGGCCCGGTGATCCCGGAGTAGGGGAACACCGATGCGATGGGTATCTGCGTGCCGGCGATCTGCAGCCCCGAACTGATATCCCTCGACGGCGCCCACCGTGTGAACGACAGGGTGTCGCTGTGCACGTCGAGGCCCGCACCAGTGAGCTGGTCCTCGATGTGTGCGATGAGCCGCTCGTGTTCGGCAGTGCCCGTGACGCGACTCTTCAGCCGGCCCAATAGCGCAAGCTCCTGCTCGATCTGTTCGGTCGTGATGATGGACGCGGGCCGTGCACTATCAGAAATGTTCGATCCTCCCTGCAGTTGCGCGAAACCTGCTGCGCCACCTAATAATACGTCACAGTGACGATACTAGACGCGCAGGGGTGGGTTGCCCAGAGGAAGGGGGTAGGCGGAATTACTGAAGGTATTGAACCTGCGAAATCGCGGCGGCCAACTCGACGTGCGGTACTTCGGGATGGCGTTTCGGCAACGGATGCCGGCGGAGCGCTGGAGGGCTCCGGCAGGATTGCCACACCGCACGATCGGGGGCCATCGGCCGGTCTGCGCAAAGTGTGAAAGCGCTTGTGGTGCAACCGAATCAGCATACCGCGGCCACCACGGTGCAAAACGTCACTGTGACGCAACTGGCGCTACGTGGGCCGGGGCACGGACATCTATTGGGAGCGGTCGCGGCCGACTGACCGACGAGAGTACCGGCGCGCGTATCCCAGGCGCCGACGGGTCGCGACAGGATCCTTCGCGGCTAGACCGCGCCGCGACGCTTCTGCGGCTTGCGCATTGCGCAGCCGCGCCACGAGCGAGATGGATGGTGACTCGACACGGAGGCTCCTGGGAACGACTCCGCGGGAAGGCGAAGAGGTTGACTGCACTCCGCCGGACTGTGGTATCGCCGGGTCGTGTATCTACCGATAAGCTACATTATGTCAGGTTATGTGCTTCGTATTGCTTCAGATGAATCGTTGCCCGCCTTCTTCTTCTTGTCGCGGGCCACTACTCCTCCCGTCGTGTGGTTGCCGTGCAGCGCTTTCCGCTTTCCAGCCACCGTCAGCCGGCGCCCCGGGATGAACGGGCCAGCACCGTGCTGAACAAACACGACCCAGTCGATGTCCGTTCTCATTGAATCTGAGGCAAGTATTCGACCGTGACCCGAGGCACCCCAGATTGAGTGAGAATTTGGTCCGCGCGTTTTCTCATCGAATCTGGGGTAATTCGGGCTAGTTTTCTTTCCGCATTTTCCGCCGGTCATCTGGGAGTGCGAGCGTGAGAATGGTGCGCAGGGTGTGCCGGTACTGGCGTGTGAGCGGACCGGTTGTGTAGGGCAGGCCAAAGCGTGCGCATAGAGGTTGAACTTGCCGGGCGATCTGGGCGTAGCGGTTACTCGAAAGGTCGGGGAATAGGTGGTGCTCGATCTGGTAGCAGAGGTTTCCACTGAGGAATGCTAATACGGGTCCGGCGTGGAAGTTCGCGGTGCCCAGCATTTGTCGCAGGTACCATTCGGGTTTGGTCTCGTCCTGTAGGGCGGCGGGCGTGAATTTCTGTGTGCCGTCGGCGAAATGACCACAACAGATCACCACGTAGGCCCAGACGTTGCGCAGCAGGTTGGCGACCGCATTCGCGGTGAGGGTGCGGCGCCATCGTCGAAGACTCAGCGCGGGAAAGATCAGATAGTCCTTGCCGGCTTGGCGGGTGATCTTGCCGACCAGCGATCTGGTGAGAGCGGATTTCTCGGCGCGAGTCGCCGCGCTTCGCTGCTGGGATTCCCAGCCCTGCAGTGCGATGCCCCATTCGAACATGATGGCCAGCAGAATGTTTCGTAGGGGCTGCAGCAGATTGCTCAACCGCCACGGTTGGTCGGGGGTGACCCGCATGATGCCGTATCCGAGGTCGTCGTCCATGC
The genomic region above belongs to Mycolicibacterium sp. HK-90 and contains:
- a CDS encoding MerR family transcriptional regulator, with product MSWSIQQAARVSGVTARTLRYYDEIGLLPPARVGANGYRYYEREQLLRLQQILLLRELGLDLETIGKVVDAQHDPIDALRQHHHRLLAERGRLDRLAATVAATIKHLEEGTDMPAEHIFEGFEMSRAYLDELEARRVESTGSTEQPEISEIKRNIAGRSEQDFEDFNAEGADLTRRMLVLLRDGVAADDARTFAVLDDDLAVQRKLWSPDKASYIALAEALRQPSDLRSHYDAQDPRLAEYLREAMLAYAERRMQ
- a CDS encoding diiron oxygenase, with the protein product MALTKAVRRWRDGMQVSDDADYCARLETLSEGSVRRNFNPYLDIPWDSPEFKVTANDPRWVLAEDSDPIGMSPWYQAQPLEKQIAIGMWRQANVAKAGLQFENMLIRGILNYTFWVPNGSPEYRYCLHEAVEECNHTLMFQEMVNHAGVDVPGLVRWLRWMHWLPPLFASPMPVFFFMMVLCGEEPIDHMQKSILREGKPIHPVMERVMAIHVAEEARHISFAHEFLRRRIPEMRRLNRFGLSIIYPLSFRLAASLIAKPPRSFWREFEIPRSVKKEIYWRAPESRAMLREIYGDVRMLAVDTGLMNPIAKILWRILRIDGPASRYRSEPVRQAVGAA
- a CDS encoding MerR family transcriptional regulator: MAMKISELEAHTGVGRHALRYYERQGLLGEVQRTTGNYRDYPESLVKQVQLLKSMQALGFSLTEIRQVLDGLRSSDIDCLDGARLLAEKRQRIEENIRNLREVSRTLHQEQKRLERRAQRHGKRLN
- a CDS encoding acyl-CoA desaturase, which produces MAITNVAEYAHLSKTDLEALGDALGAIRRDIENSRGASDRAYIQRAIMFQRCLEVTARLIIAASRTKTGCALGTAALATAKSIENMELGHNICHGQWDWMNDPEIHSSTWEWDMASVSAQWRYAHNYRHHMFTNVIGMDDDLGYGIMRVTPDQPWRLSNLLQPLRNILLAIMFEWGIALQGWESQQRSAATRAEKSALTRSLVGKITRQAGKDYLIFPALSLRRWRRTLTANAVANLLRNVWAYVVICCGHFADGTQKFTPAALQDETKPEWYLRQMLGTANFHAGPVLAFLSGNLCYQIEHHLFPDLSSNRYAQIARQVQPLCARFGLPYTTGPLTRQYRHTLRTILTLALPDDRRKMRKEN
- a CDS encoding SRPBCC family protein is translated as MYLLADVVTSVACSHVRAFEYAANLENFANWFPGVVSIAPGDDSPAATIGKEYTETVSVPLRGTRSVTIRVTDAVAPHCIATQGDLRPLLPRMEMDILRTGPDTCEVRWRMMSRNENRLATLMVLPVAARVIRRRATTGLRNLKLQLETEPGDTTGAQQITPDRRSR
- a CDS encoding phage baseplate assembly protein V, coding for MSNEKLYGVYRGLVAGNVDPEMAGRVSVALPADAGGGTLWAPVARPVASIADEVPEVGAEVLVAFEAGDPDRPFVIGMVRHDPQTPAVRNLRMRSGYEVVIDEPGQQLRLLHSNGTECVLADDGTLTITAPVLNIHTGTARFDGIIICTTMIATTGVISPSYTPGVGNLM